A region of Candidatus Defluviilinea gracilis DNA encodes the following proteins:
- a CDS encoding transposase, translating to MCILCRCRYCIRFFHTSVGTQPWKVTVKPTKFENDENGFVSFLGWLQEHNLKTESTVVCMEATGVYSEGLAYFLYASGYSVAVEPPLNIQRKFPVNASKTDELDCQYIAEYACRYADKLSLWKPRAEILEQVKLLLTTRQHFSVQLTGHKNALHAIHRKKVSSELAKHSHQNMIEQITKSIKEIDKEIRRLIESDPTFKQTLLLLMTVLASGCNSPLTY from the coding sequence ATTTGTATCCTTTGTAGGTGTCGATATTGCATCCGCTTCTTTCATACCAGTGTTGGAACACAGCCTTGGAAAGTCACGGTCAAACCAACGAAATTCGAGAATGACGAAAATGGTTTCGTCTCCTTTCTCGGCTGGTTGCAGGAACACAACCTGAAGACCGAAAGCACCGTGGTGTGTATGGAAGCGACAGGCGTCTATAGTGAAGGCTTGGCATACTTCCTATATGCCAGTGGTTATTCGGTGGCGGTCGAACCGCCGTTGAACATCCAGCGCAAGTTTCCTGTGAACGCTTCCAAAACCGATGAACTGGACTGCCAGTATATCGCCGAGTATGCCTGCCGCTATGCGGACAAACTCTCCTTGTGGAAACCGAGAGCCGAGATTTTGGAGCAAGTCAAGCTACTGTTGACCACGCGCCAGCACTTTTCGGTACAGTTGACGGGACATAAGAACGCCTTGCACGCGATCCACCGCAAGAAGGTCTCGTCTGAACTTGCCAAGCACTCTCACCAGAACATGATCGAGCAGATTACCAAGTCCATCAAAGAGATCGATAAGGAAATCCGTCGTTTGATTGAAAGCGATCCAACCTTCAAACAGACCCTGCTCTTGCTCATGACGGTGCTGGCATCGGGCTGCAACTCGCCGCTCACTTACTGA
- a CDS encoding transposase, whose amino-acid sequence MQETLDPRSLAAFIGICPIKHESGSSVYSAPTSRHFGPKVTQTPLSGGCSVRTHKKQFQQYFYRKVADGKHKNWSSTTSKTRSSRLLVLSSARNNPTFPTMLLSIPWFFKKP is encoded by the coding sequence ATGCAGGAAACACTCGATCCAAGAAGTTTGGCGGCTTTCATCGGCATCTGCCCGATCAAGCATGAAAGTGGCTCTTCCGTCTACTCGGCTCCAACTTCACGACACTTTGGGCCCAAAGTTACGCAAACTCCTTTATCTGGCGGCTGCTCCGTGCGTACGCACAAAAAGCAGTTTCAGCAATACTTTTACCGCAAAGTCGCGGATGGCAAGCACAAAAACTGGTCCTCAACAACATCCAAAACAAGATCCTCAAGATTGCTTGTGCTGTCGTCCGCTCGCAACAACCCTACCTTCCCAACTATGTTGCTGTCAATCCCCTGGTTTTTCAAAAAACCTTGA
- a CDS encoding dienelactone hydrolase family protein encodes MSEFVQLGKARGYLTKPEGAGPFPALVVIQEWWGLDAQTKSIADRFAKEGYLAFAPDLYHGEIAELGDNDTAEALLHKHVPQSPGELASAFDALKARADCSGKVGSVGFCFGGHMSLALSVLRPVDAVCTFYGGGMQMIFDDLRRSLKAPALGLFGDADESIPVGTIEEFDKLLDEVGVEHEVVVYPNSGHAFFRDSDPSVYKPEAAKDAWERAKKFFAKHLN; translated from the coding sequence ATGAGCGAATTCGTTCAACTTGGCAAAGCGCGGGGATACCTAACGAAACCGGAGGGCGCGGGACCCTTTCCGGCGTTGGTCGTGATTCAAGAATGGTGGGGGTTAGACGCGCAGACGAAATCCATTGCCGATCGTTTTGCAAAAGAAGGCTATCTCGCTTTCGCGCCCGATCTGTATCATGGCGAAATCGCCGAACTTGGCGACAACGATACAGCCGAGGCGCTCTTGCATAAACATGTGCCGCAGTCTCCCGGCGAACTCGCCTCCGCGTTTGACGCGCTGAAAGCCCGCGCCGATTGCTCGGGGAAGGTTGGAAGCGTCGGCTTTTGTTTCGGCGGACACATGTCGCTTGCGCTCAGCGTCTTGCGCCCGGTGGACGCGGTCTGCACGTTTTACGGCGGCGGAATGCAAATGATTTTCGACGACCTGCGCCGCAGTCTCAAAGCGCCTGCGCTCGGTCTCTTCGGCGACGCCGACGAATCGATCCCGGTGGGCACGATAGAAGAGTTCGATAAACTTCTCGATGAAGTCGGCGTGGAGCATGAGGTGGTCGTATACCCAAATTCGGGACACGCCTTCTTCCGCGATAGCGACCCCAGCGTCTATAAACCCGAAGCCGCGAAAGACGCCTGGGAGCGCGCGAAGAAATTCTTCGCAAAACATTTGAATTGA